A genomic segment from Bufo bufo chromosome 8, aBufBuf1.1, whole genome shotgun sequence encodes:
- the CCNQ gene encoding cyclin-Q: MAESSSAAPPDKDREAKTHFRIIRFIMEAGVKLGMQSIPIATACTVYHKFFHETTLDAYDPHLVAMSAIYLAGKVEEQHLRTRDIINVCHRYLNPGSDPLEVDAKFWELRDSIVQCELLMLRLLHFRVSFTHPHMYLLHYLVSLKNWMNRHSWERTPIATASWALLRDSYHGDICLRYQAQHVAVAVLFFALQCYGVDVPGNESAETQWWKVFSEDLSRETIDCIISELMHIYTMDTEIP; encoded by the exons ATGGCGGAGTCGTCCAGCGCAGCGCCACCTGATAAAGACCGGGAAGCCAAGACCCACTTCAGGATCATTAGGTTTATAATGGAGGCTG GGGTGAAGCTCGGGATGCAGTCCATCCCCATAGCTACGGCTTGCACGGTTTATCACAAGTTCTTCCATGAGACCACCTTAGATGCCTATGACCCGCACCTCGTGGCCATGTCCGCCATCTACCTGGCTGGGAAGGTTGAGGAGCAACATCTCAGAACGAGGGACATCATTAATGTGTGTCACAG GTATCTGAATCCAGGGAGTGACCCCCTTGAAGTGGATGCCAAGTTCTGGGAGCTGCGGGACAGCATCGTGCAGTGCGAGCTATTGATGCTCCGCCTCCTACACTTCCGCGTCTCCTTCACCCATCCACACATG TATTTGCTGCATTACCTCGTGTCCTTAAAGAACTGGATGAACCGGCACAGCTGGGAGCGCACGCCGATCGCCACCGCCTCCTGGGCCCTTCTCAGGGACAGCTACCATGGGGACATCTGCCTCCGCTATCAGGCCCAGCACGTAGCTGTCGCTGTCTTGTTCTTTGCTCTGCAGTGCTACGGCGTGGACGTTCCGGGCAATGAGAGTGCAGAAACTCAATGGTGGAAG GTGTTCAGTGAAGACCTCAGCAGGGAGACCATAGACTGCATCATATCTGAGCTGATGCACATCTACACTATGGATACAGAGATACCTTGA